CCCCCGCTGCCCCGCCGTCCCCAGGTCATCATCGGGGGCCACCGGGTCCGCGGTCTGGACGACCTGATGGACCGGGTCACGGGCGGCCTCGACGAGGTCGTGGAGCGCATCTCCGATGGCTTTGGCGGCTCTCCGGCGGCCTCCGGCGGCCCGGCACACGCCGGCGCTCCCCGGCACTCCTCCGCCCGCATCCTGCGCATTCAGGTGGAGTCCGCCGAGGGCGACGAGTACAGCGCCAACCTGCCGGTGAGCCTCGCGCCGCACCTGCACAAGCTGATTCCGCCGCACGGCATCCGGGCGCTGGAAAGTGCTGGCTTCAGCCTGGACACCCTGCAACTGCTCATCGGGGCCGATCCACCCCCCGGCGAGCTGATCAACGCCGAGGACAGCGAGGGCAACGAGGTCCACATCTCGCTGAAGTGAGGCGGGTGGGGAAGGATGGGGGGGGGTTCTCCGTCCTTCCCTTACCTGTGGTGGCCGGCCCTCCTTTTCTCCCCCTACAGTGAGGCCCATGCGTCCCCTGCCCCTGCCCTTTCCCGACGAAACCGAAGCGCCGCACGTCACCGAACTCCGCTTTCCGACCAGTGGCGTGACCGTGCGCGGCAGCTTTGAACTCAACGAGTTCGCCACCCTCACCCCCGAGAACCTGGAATTCCTGCGGCTGTACATCCGGGTGCGCGGCAACCTCAAGGAGGTCGAGCGGGTGCTGGGCGTCAGCTACCCCACCGTGCGCGCCCGCTTCGATACGCTGCTGCGCGCCATCGGCTACGAACCCGAACTCGCCGACCCGCAGGCCGAGATCCTGAGCAGCCTGGAACGCGGCGAGATCACCCCCGACGAGGCCGCGCGCAAGCTGCGGCGCTGAGCGGCTCCACCCCCAACCCGCACCGCTCGGCACAGAAGGCTCAGGCCCGCCCGCAGAGGCAAACGCGGTCGGCTTTCCCCTCCTGCCGGGCCAGCGGCGCCGCATGCGGACCGGCGGACAGAGATGGATGTGCATATGAAAACGCCGCCCCGGAAGGCGGCGCAGACCTGCGAGTGGGCGCGCTCAGTTGCCCTGATCGATGTACTGCTGCAGGGCCTCGAGCCGCACGATGATGGGCGTGCGCGCCCGCACGATGGCTCCGTCCTGCTTGAGCTTGCCCAGCGAGTGGCTCACCGTTTCGCGGGTGGCCCCCACCATGCGGGCGATGTCTTCCTGGTTGAGCTTCAGGTTCAGCTCGATGCCCTGGCTGTGTGGCCGGCCAAATTCGCGCGCCAGCCGGTACAGCAGGCTGGCCACACGTTCGGGGGCGCTGTACGCGCTGACCGTGGCACTCCAGGCCTGGGCCTCGAACAGCCGGGCGGCCATCAGGCGGATCAGTTTCATGGCCAGCTCGGG
This genomic window from Deinococcus aerophilus contains:
- a CDS encoding SHOCT-like domain-containing protein encodes the protein MKEKVKRILELVRAGRLSLEDAGPLLAALSTRLALSASDRELIASLLAREELDTGQVAEHLLLLRGVSAGTVPPSPPLPRRPQVIIGGHRVRGLDDLMDRVTGGLDEVVERISDGFGGSPAASGGPAHAGAPRHSSARILRIQVESAEGDEYSANLPVSLAPHLHKLIPPHGIRALESAGFSLDTLQLLIGADPPPGELINAEDSEGNEVHISLK
- a CDS encoding DUF2089 domain-containing protein, with the translated sequence MRPLPLPFPDETEAPHVTELRFPTSGVTVRGSFELNEFATLTPENLEFLRLYIRVRGNLKEVERVLGVSYPTVRARFDTLLRAIGYEPELADPQAEILSSLERGEITPDEAARKLRR